A section of the bacterium genome encodes:
- a CDS encoding glutathione S-transferase N-terminal domain-containing protein yields MPELYGIAYSPWTAKARWALDHHKIPYRYHEHLILFGMPELRWRLRRFCGDVTVPAFTAGNTRIMDSFEIARHVDVTGSGTPLFPEGRLPEVREINRLSEKALDCARAFTIFRILKDDGAQEEALPRFVPRSLRRRLRWMAPIGARYIAREFGVWRKTAAGYEEDYREVLESLRRKLKDSGGAYLLGRFSFADIAAAMAMQGVDPVDHPSLPMGPATRRIWRHPRLSEDYKDLIAWRDGIFARHR; encoded by the coding sequence GATCACCACAAGATCCCCTATCGTTATCACGAACACCTGATCCTTTTCGGCATGCCGGAGCTGCGATGGCGGCTCAGGAGGTTTTGCGGCGACGTGACCGTCCCCGCCTTCACGGCCGGAAACACGCGGATCATGGATTCCTTCGAGATCGCCCGCCATGTGGACGTCACCGGGAGCGGAACACCCCTCTTTCCGGAAGGCCGCCTGCCGGAAGTCCGGGAGATCAACCGCCTCTCGGAAAAGGCCCTCGACTGCGCCCGGGCCTTCACCATCTTCCGCATCCTCAAGGACGACGGGGCCCAGGAGGAGGCCCTGCCGCGCTTCGTTCCGAGGTCCCTCCGCCGCCGGTTGCGATGGATGGCGCCCATCGGCGCGCGTTACATCGCCAGGGAATTCGGCGTCTGGCGAAAGACGGCGGCGGGCTACGAGGAGGACTACCGGGAGGTCCTGGAATCCCTCCGGCGGAAACTCAAGGATTCGGGCGGCGCCTACCTGTTGGGGCGTTTCTCGTTCGCGGACATCGCGGCCGCCATGGCGATGCAGGGCGTGGACCCCGTCGACCACCCCTCGCTCCCCATGGGCCCGGCCACGCGCCGTATCTGGCGCCATCCGCGCCTGTCCGAGGACTACAAGGACCTCATCGCCTGGCGGGACGGAATATTCGCGCGGCATCGATGA